A stretch of Rhizobium sp. TH2 DNA encodes these proteins:
- a CDS encoding N-acetylmuramoyl-L-alanine amidase, giving the protein MSAFEPDHPGAEVIISPNHSERRDGRSPDILLLHYTGMESAKGALDWLTREESQVSSHYFVFEDGRIVQLVPETGRAWHAGKSFWKGETDINSASIGIEIANAGHPGGLPDFPDVQIEAVIKLCRGIIQRWNIPPERVLGHSDVAPVRKVDPGEKFPWDTLAAAGVGHWVEPVAVTGGRFFQRGDSGPPVEALQAMLALYGYNMPVSGEFCDRTHGDVEAFQRHFRPERVDGIADFSTIDTLHRLLKALPAS; this is encoded by the coding sequence ATGAGCGCATTTGAGCCGGATCATCCAGGCGCCGAAGTCATCATCTCGCCGAACCATAGCGAGCGCAGGGACGGGCGCAGCCCGGATATCCTTCTGCTCCACTATACCGGTATGGAAAGCGCAAAAGGCGCGCTCGACTGGCTCACGCGGGAAGAGAGCCAGGTCTCCTCGCATTACTTCGTCTTCGAGGATGGCCGTATCGTGCAACTTGTGCCGGAGACCGGCCGCGCGTGGCACGCCGGCAAGAGCTTCTGGAAAGGCGAGACCGACATCAACTCCGCCTCGATCGGCATCGAGATCGCCAATGCCGGCCATCCCGGCGGGTTGCCGGATTTCCCCGATGTGCAGATCGAAGCGGTAATCAAGCTCTGTCGCGGCATCATTCAGCGCTGGAACATCCCGCCGGAGCGTGTGCTGGGCCACTCCGATGTCGCGCCGGTGCGCAAGGTCGATCCGGGGGAGAAGTTCCCATGGGACACGCTGGCAGCCGCCGGCGTCGGCCACTGGGTGGAGCCTGTAGCCGTAACGGGTGGACGGTTCTTCCAGCGCGGCGACAGCGGCCCACCGGTCGAGGCGCTGCAGGCGATGCTGGCGCTTTACGGCTACAACATGCCGGTCAGCGGTGAATTCTGCGATCGGACGCATGGCGACGTCGAGGCCTTCCAGCGCCATTTCCGTCCCGAACGGGTGGACGGTATTGCCGATTTCTCGACGATCGATACGCTACATCGGTTGCTGAAGGCTTTGCCCGCGTCCTGA
- a CDS encoding lytic transglycosylase domain-containing protein, whose protein sequence is MRQKLKLATRVGLVTGAMVLVASCSTAPVYSVVPQSKPSQEEIAMLTQLQATDTTALASADSAPLQVQPADMATDRSVAMAYAIPQQKPLVASDAAAAIENNVVALDQTRKPKTRNIELASADPALLQMQPVAQEPAVLNSTTTAMVEVQPKTRSLDPFVTSTKNANLNQLITKYAALYEVPEYLVHHVVRRESNYNPAAVHSGNWGLMQIRYNTAKGMGYDGTPNGLLDAETNLKYAVKYLRGAWIVAGKDGKKADWLYRTGYYYQAKAKGLLDEAGL, encoded by the coding sequence ATGCGGCAAAAACTGAAGCTGGCTACGCGGGTAGGTCTGGTCACCGGAGCCATGGTTCTGGTCGCCTCCTGTAGCACGGCTCCCGTTTATTCCGTTGTGCCCCAGTCCAAGCCTTCGCAAGAAGAGATCGCCATGCTGACGCAATTGCAGGCGACCGACACCACCGCACTTGCCAGCGCGGACAGTGCTCCCCTTCAGGTTCAGCCAGCCGATATGGCAACCGACCGCTCGGTGGCGATGGCCTATGCGATACCGCAGCAGAAGCCGCTCGTCGCTAGCGACGCCGCTGCTGCGATCGAGAATAATGTCGTGGCACTTGACCAGACCAGGAAGCCGAAGACCCGCAACATCGAGCTTGCTTCCGCCGATCCGGCGCTGCTGCAGATGCAGCCTGTTGCCCAGGAACCGGCAGTCCTCAATTCCACCACCACGGCCATGGTCGAAGTGCAGCCCAAGACGCGCAGTCTCGATCCCTTCGTGACCTCGACCAAGAATGCCAATCTCAATCAGCTGATCACGAAATACGCCGCACTATATGAAGTGCCAGAATACCTCGTGCATCACGTCGTCCGCCGCGAGAGCAACTACAATCCGGCAGCCGTCCATAGCGGCAACTGGGGCTTGATGCAGATCCGTTACAACACGGCCAAGGGCATGGGCTATGACGGCACGCCGAACGGTCTGCTGGACGCGGAAACCAACCTGAAATACGCGGTGAAATATCTGCGCGGCGCCTGGATCGTTGCCGGCAAGGACGGCAAGAAGGCCGACTGGCTCTACCGCACCGGCTACTATTACCAGGCCAAGGCCAAGGGCCTGCTCGACGAAGCCGGGCTGTAG
- a CDS encoding DnaJ family molecular chaperone, protein MSFWEKLLNAVTETATNVLSGLVEAIRTIFEGDPETRRKVAFSVAIIALSAKMAKADGIVTEHEIDAFREIFRFPESEARNVARLYNLAKQDVAGYQAYAEKLSGLCSMGGENCPMLENVLDGLFHIAKADGAVHENEMVFLAEIASIFRVSEEHFERITARHVHVGGRDPYKVLGVSRHDDFPTIRQHYISLVREHHPDRLTARGLPAGFHVIANDRMARFNDAYAAIERELRAA, encoded by the coding sequence ATGTCCTTCTGGGAAAAACTGCTCAATGCCGTGACCGAGACCGCCACGAATGTCCTCTCTGGTCTGGTCGAGGCTATCCGAACTATATTCGAAGGTGATCCTGAAACCCGCCGCAAGGTGGCGTTTTCGGTTGCCATCATCGCGCTCTCCGCCAAAATGGCGAAGGCCGATGGCATCGTCACCGAACACGAGATCGACGCCTTCCGGGAAATCTTCCGCTTTCCCGAGTCCGAGGCGCGCAATGTTGCGCGGCTTTATAACCTCGCAAAGCAGGATGTCGCGGGCTACCAGGCCTATGCGGAAAAGCTGTCCGGCCTTTGCAGCATGGGCGGCGAGAATTGCCCGATGCTGGAAAACGTGCTCGACGGGCTGTTCCACATCGCCAAGGCCGATGGCGCGGTGCATGAGAACGAGATGGTCTTCCTCGCGGAAATCGCATCGATCTTCCGCGTGTCCGAGGAGCATTTCGAGCGCATCACGGCGCGCCATGTCCATGTCGGCGGCCGCGACCCCTATAAGGTGCTTGGCGTTTCCCGGCACGACGACTTCCCGACCATCCGCCAGCATTATATCAGCCTAGTGCGGGAGCATCATCCCGACCGGCTGACCGCGCGCGGCCTGCCGGCTGGTTTCCACGTCATCGCCAATGACCGGATGGCACGCTTCAACGATGCCTATGCCGCGATCGAAAGAGAGCTCCGCGCCGCATGA
- a CDS encoding FAD-binding oxidoreductase produces the protein MTPQFQFAIVGRGMTGSAAARHLSEQVPGVALIGPDEPEVKATHPGVFGSHYDEGRITRTIDPDENWARLANRSIARYRDIEARSGVTFFSEKGCLAAGLTTGRAQEHMADVRQSATKLGVDTSDFDDEDLRARFPYFNFPAGSDAVFEASNAGHISARNLVAAQTKLTELAGGAVIREEVAAIHQRDGHVEIVTVGGATITTAKVLVATGGFTNRPGLLPERLDLTVYGRTVAFFEVDAEEAARLATMPSLISKREDVMLGIYMLPPIRYPDGRFYLKIGGDPVDIPLPEESDVRAWFRTEGDADTRAHLIANMNELVPDLKIVSIHTSSCVTSYTPTGYPAIGWTSEPSIAIMAGGCGAAAKSSDEIGRLGAELLLHGRIIDRAYRADFTPQFL, from the coding sequence ATGACCCCCCAATTCCAATTCGCCATCGTCGGACGGGGCATGACCGGGTCGGCCGCCGCTCGCCATCTCTCGGAGCAGGTGCCGGGCGTAGCGCTGATCGGGCCGGACGAGCCGGAGGTCAAGGCGACGCATCCTGGTGTCTTCGGCAGCCATTACGACGAGGGCCGCATTACCCGGACCATCGATCCGGACGAGAACTGGGCGCGGCTCGCCAATCGCTCGATCGCGCGCTATCGCGACATCGAGGCGCGGAGTGGAGTAACCTTTTTCAGTGAGAAGGGCTGCCTGGCCGCTGGCCTGACGACCGGTCGCGCCCAGGAGCATATGGCCGATGTGAGGCAGAGTGCGACCAAACTTGGCGTCGATACCAGCGATTTCGATGACGAGGACCTGAGGGCGAGATTTCCTTACTTCAATTTCCCTGCTGGTTCGGATGCCGTGTTCGAGGCCTCCAATGCAGGGCATATCAGCGCGAGGAATCTAGTCGCGGCGCAGACGAAATTGACCGAGCTTGCCGGTGGTGCCGTGATCCGCGAGGAGGTCGCGGCGATCCATCAGCGCGACGGTCATGTCGAGATCGTCACGGTGGGCGGCGCCACGATTACAACGGCAAAGGTGCTGGTCGCGACCGGTGGCTTCACCAATCGGCCGGGATTGCTGCCGGAACGGCTTGACCTGACCGTCTATGGCCGGACCGTCGCATTCTTCGAGGTCGATGCGGAGGAGGCCGCGCGCCTCGCCACCATGCCGTCGCTGATTTCCAAGCGCGAGGACGTGATGCTCGGCATTTATATGCTGCCGCCGATCCGCTATCCCGATGGCAGGTTCTATCTCAAGATCGGCGGCGACCCGGTCGATATTCCCTTGCCCGAGGAGAGCGATGTCCGCGCATGGTTCCGGACCGAGGGCGATGCCGATACGCGTGCGCATCTCATCGCCAACATGAACGAGCTGGTGCCTGATCTGAAGATTGTATCTATCCATACGAGTTCCTGCGTCACCTCCTATACGCCGACCGGCTATCCGGCGATCGGCTGGACGTCGGAGCCGTCGATTGCCATCATGGCGGGCGGATGCGGCGCGGCGGCCAAGAGTTCCGACGAGATCGGCAGGCTAGGCGCGGAACTGCTGCTCCATGGCCGTATCATCGACCGGGCCTATCGCGCGGATTTCACACCGCAGTTCCTCTGA
- a CDS encoding serine hydrolase domain-containing protein, translating to MRIIGRILKWLGLLVAAAVVLALGWLYFLPPELLRVGTAYAAKIVCSNAFIASRDPQEVLADDVQAPGHPLLKYVSVAREDDHVTAKVFGFVAEQTALSRPGLGCAVVADGDVEAARKVALADVPSTDLSELEWPLGDQVSRPTSDGVKAVIADEALAGPDMRAIVVIKDGRIIAERYGEGFDADTPLMGWSMTKTVTAALVASRIAEGKLAYDQDKLFAGWTDDRARIKVSDLLAMQSGLDLEETYGDVNDVTRMLFLEPDQAKFVEGKPLEVQPGTKFEYTTGSAVLLTRLWMSTFSDQQEALAYPRKALFGPIGMTSAIMEADEAGTFSGGSLMYATARDWARFGLLLANKGDWNGQQVLPADFADRVGTATNVSGGVYTGALAWKLASGDRQGETFNIPADTYWAVGHDGQSLAIVPSENLVVVRLGLTPSKLKYRPQALLEKVVEAARIPVPDPEPDPGVIPQ from the coding sequence ATGCGCATTATCGGCAGGATCTTGAAATGGCTCGGGCTTCTTGTCGCCGCCGCGGTGGTCTTGGCCCTGGGCTGGCTCTATTTCCTGCCGCCGGAATTGCTCCGTGTCGGCACGGCCTATGCCGCCAAGATCGTCTGTTCGAATGCCTTCATCGCCAGCCGTGACCCGCAGGAAGTTCTTGCCGACGACGTGCAGGCGCCCGGCCACCCGCTGCTCAAATATGTGTCGGTGGCTCGCGAGGACGATCATGTCACGGCCAAGGTCTTCGGCTTCGTCGCCGAACAGACCGCGCTCAGCCGTCCCGGCCTCGGATGCGCCGTGGTGGCGGATGGCGACGTCGAAGCGGCGCGAAAGGTCGCGCTTGCCGACGTGCCGTCGACGGATCTCTCCGAACTCGAATGGCCGCTCGGCGACCAGGTCAGCCGCCCGACGAGCGATGGGGTGAAAGCCGTCATTGCCGATGAGGCACTGGCCGGGCCCGATATGCGGGCGATCGTCGTGATCAAGGATGGCCGGATCATCGCCGAGCGCTATGGCGAAGGCTTCGATGCCGATACGCCGCTGATGGGTTGGTCGATGACCAAAACGGTGACAGCCGCGCTGGTCGCGTCCCGAATCGCCGAGGGCAAACTTGCCTACGATCAGGACAAACTCTTCGCCGGATGGACCGACGATCGGGCCAGGATCAAGGTGAGCGACCTCCTGGCCATGCAGAGCGGCCTCGACCTCGAAGAGACTTATGGCGACGTCAACGACGTCACGCGGATGCTGTTCCTGGAACCCGACCAGGCGAAGTTCGTCGAAGGTAAGCCACTGGAAGTGCAACCGGGCACGAAATTCGAATACACGACCGGGTCGGCCGTGCTTCTGACCCGGCTCTGGATGAGCACCTTTTCCGACCAGCAGGAAGCGCTCGCCTATCCGCGCAAGGCGCTGTTCGGGCCGATTGGCATGACGAGTGCAATCATGGAGGCCGACGAAGCCGGCACCTTCTCAGGCGGCTCGCTGATGTATGCGACCGCGCGCGACTGGGCACGGTTCGGGCTGCTACTCGCCAACAAGGGTGACTGGAACGGCCAGCAGGTGCTGCCCGCCGATTTTGCCGATCGAGTCGGCACGGCCACGAATGTCTCGGGCGGCGTCTATACCGGCGCGTTGGCCTGGAAACTGGCATCCGGTGATCGCCAGGGTGAGACGTTCAACATCCCGGCCGACACCTATTGGGCGGTCGGTCATGACGGTCAATCGCTCGCAATCGTGCCTTCGGAAAATCTGGTGGTGGTGCGGCTGGGCCTGACGCCGTCCAAGCTGAAATACCGGCCGCAGGCGCTGCTGGAAAAGGTCGTGGAGGCAGCGAGAATCCCGGTGCCGGACCCGGAGCCAGATCCGGGCGTCATTCCTCAATAG
- a CDS encoding pyrophosphate--fructose-6-phosphate 1-phosphotransferase — protein sequence MAKQKAALLTAGGLAPCLSSAVGGLIGRYSDVAPDVEIIAYRSGYQGVLLGDSISITKDMREKSHLLHRHGGSPIGNSRVKLTNVADCIRRGLVKEGQNPLRVAAEQLTKDGVTILHTIGGDDTNTTAADLAAYLGANGYSLTVVGLPKTVDNDIVPIKQSLGAWTAAEVGAHFFDNVSNEQSAAPKTLVVHEVMGRHCGWLTAATAKAYMEKTRGNQYVEGLMMNTELKNIDGIYLPEIDFNFEEEGERLKKVMKDHSFVTVFVSEGAALDAIVAEREASGEQVKRDAFGHVKIDTINVGNWFSKNLGGLIGAERAMVQKSGYYARSAPANADDLRLIQGMVDLAVDSALNRVSGVTGHDEDKGGRLRTIEFERIAGGKHFDTSAAWFGEVMANVGQSWKTL from the coding sequence ATGGCAAAACAAAAAGCCGCCCTGCTGACCGCCGGAGGTCTCGCCCCGTGTCTCTCTTCCGCCGTCGGCGGATTGATCGGGCGATACAGCGACGTCGCGCCGGATGTCGAGATCATCGCCTACCGGTCGGGCTACCAGGGCGTGCTGCTCGGCGACTCGATTTCGATCACCAAGGATATGCGGGAAAAGTCCCACCTCCTCCACAGGCATGGCGGCTCGCCGATCGGCAACAGCCGTGTGAAGCTGACCAATGTCGCCGATTGCATCAGGCGCGGACTGGTCAAGGAAGGCCAGAACCCGCTGCGCGTCGCAGCCGAGCAGCTGACCAAGGACGGCGTCACTATCCTCCACACGATCGGCGGTGACGACACCAATACGACGGCGGCGGATCTCGCGGCCTATCTCGGCGCCAACGGCTACAGCCTCACGGTCGTCGGCCTGCCGAAGACCGTGGACAATGACATCGTGCCGATCAAGCAATCGCTTGGTGCCTGGACGGCGGCGGAAGTCGGCGCGCATTTCTTCGACAATGTCTCGAACGAACAAAGTGCGGCGCCGAAGACGCTCGTCGTGCATGAAGTCATGGGCCGCCATTGCGGCTGGCTGACGGCGGCAACCGCCAAGGCTTATATGGAGAAAACCCGCGGCAACCAATATGTCGAAGGGCTGATGATGAATACCGAGCTCAAAAACATCGACGGCATCTATCTTCCCGAGATCGACTTCAATTTCGAGGAAGAAGGCGAGCGCCTGAAGAAAGTCATGAAGGACCACAGCTTCGTCACCGTCTTCGTGTCGGAAGGCGCAGCCCTCGATGCGATCGTCGCCGAGCGCGAGGCTTCGGGCGAACAGGTCAAGCGCGATGCCTTCGGCCATGTGAAGATCGACACGATCAATGTCGGCAACTGGTTCTCGAAGAATCTCGGCGGACTGATCGGCGCCGAACGCGCCATGGTGCAGAAGTCGGGCTACTATGCCCGCTCGGCGCCTGCCAATGCCGACGACCTCAGGCTCATCCAGGGCATGGTCGATCTGGCGGTCGATAGCGCGCTCAATCGGGTTTCGGGCGTCACCGGCCATGACGAGGACAAGGGCGGCAGGCTCAGAACGATAGAATTCGAACGCATTGCCGGCGGCAAGCATTTCGACACCTCGGCTGCCTGGTTCGGCGAGGTCATGGCCAATGTGGGACAGAGCTGGAAGACCCTCTGA
- a CDS encoding Hsp70 family protein: MAILGIDLGTTNSLIGVFEDGKARLVRNAHDSFLTPSAVAVNKAGEIVVGAGAREMALVDPDNAVMSFKRWMGSDRVVKLGTKSYRAEDLSSFVLRSLVDDFQARHGGTVEEVVISCPAYFNDMQRKATIHAAQLAGLKVERLVNEPTAAVLAYGLEAQEEGQFLVFDLGGGTFDVSVMHKYDGVFEIRASAGDNFLGGDDFTDTLARLLCRKSKIETTTLSNVDLARLIRAAEAVKVELSARPGVDYRIALSNSVLEGHVTREEFETECADLFRRLRQPLERALRDSTIAPDELDAVVLVGGATRMPAIRQMVARLFGKLPFVNINPDEVVAQGAVIQSALKARSAAVEDVLLTDVCPFTLGIGISRERPDGRREDVVSPIIQRNATVPISRVESYTTVENNQSMIDLRVFQGENLKPEHNVMIGSLMVKVPPGPAGKQSVDVRFTYDLNGALEVEATVTSTMQVFKAVFANSSGMSEVELSKRFSELAAIKLAPRDQAENKALIARAERLYAEALDEEREAIANGLLQFNAVIDDQREANLDRARLEFREFLDRFDRFVFTQS, translated from the coding sequence ATGGCAATTCTCGGCATCGATCTCGGCACGACAAATTCCCTTATCGGCGTATTTGAAGACGGCAAGGCACGCCTTGTCAGGAACGCCCATGACAGTTTCCTGACGCCGTCGGCGGTCGCCGTGAACAAGGCGGGCGAGATCGTCGTCGGCGCAGGCGCGCGCGAGATGGCGCTCGTCGATCCCGACAATGCCGTAATGTCCTTCAAGCGCTGGATGGGCAGCGATCGCGTCGTCAAGCTGGGCACAAAGAGTTATCGCGCGGAGGACCTTTCGTCCTTCGTCCTGCGCTCGCTGGTGGATGATTTCCAGGCCCGGCACGGCGGCACGGTGGAGGAGGTCGTCATCTCGTGCCCTGCCTATTTCAACGATATGCAGCGCAAAGCCACGATCCATGCCGCGCAGCTCGCTGGGCTCAAGGTCGAGCGCCTTGTCAACGAGCCCACGGCCGCAGTCCTCGCTTATGGGCTTGAGGCACAGGAGGAGGGGCAGTTCCTCGTGTTTGACCTCGGCGGCGGCACGTTCGACGTTTCGGTCATGCACAAATATGACGGCGTCTTCGAGATCCGCGCTTCGGCCGGTGACAATTTCCTCGGCGGTGACGATTTCACCGACACTCTCGCGCGGCTTCTTTGCCGCAAGAGCAAGATCGAGACGACGACACTGTCGAATGTCGATCTCGCGCGGCTGATCCGGGCCGCCGAGGCAGTGAAGGTCGAACTTTCGGCGCGGCCGGGCGTCGATTATCGTATTGCGCTTTCGAACAGCGTGCTTGAGGGCCACGTCACGCGCGAGGAGTTCGAGACCGAATGCGCCGATCTCTTCCGCCGCCTGCGCCAGCCGCTTGAACGGGCGCTGAGGGATTCGACGATCGCGCCGGATGAACTCGATGCCGTGGTTCTGGTCGGCGGCGCCACGCGGATGCCCGCGATCCGCCAGATGGTGGCGCGCCTCTTCGGCAAGCTGCCCTTCGTCAACATCAATCCCGACGAGGTGGTCGCCCAGGGCGCGGTGATCCAATCGGCACTCAAGGCGCGCTCCGCAGCTGTCGAGGACGTGCTGCTGACCGATGTCTGCCCGTTCACGCTCGGCATCGGGATCAGCCGGGAGCGTCCAGATGGCCGGCGCGAGGATGTCGTGTCGCCGATCATCCAACGCAACGCCACGGTGCCGATCAGCCGTGTCGAGAGCTACACCACCGTTGAGAACAATCAGTCGATGATCGATCTGCGCGTGTTCCAGGGCGAGAACCTGAAGCCCGAACACAATGTGATGATCGGCAGCCTCATGGTGAAGGTGCCGCCGGGGCCGGCCGGCAAGCAATCGGTCGACGTACGCTTCACCTACGACCTCAACGGCGCGCTTGAGGTCGAGGCAACCGTGACCTCCACCATGCAAGTCTTCAAGGCGGTTTTTGCGAACAGTTCCGGCATGAGTGAAGTCGAGCTTTCGAAGCGGTTCTCGGAACTCGCCGCGATCAAGCTCGCCCCACGCGACCAGGCCGAGAACAAGGCACTGATCGCGCGCGCCGAACGGCTTTATGCGGAAGCGCTCGATGAGGAGCGCGAGGCGATCGCCAATGGTCTGCTTCAATTCAACGCGGTCATCGACGATCAACGCGAGGCCAATCTCGACCGCGCGCGGCTGGAGTTCCGCGAGTTTCTCGACCGCTTCGACAGATTCGTCTTCACGCAAAGTTGA
- a CDS encoding bifunctional diguanylate cyclase/phosphodiesterase → MTPLFASIAFYWFGFVKADLLEKLRVREKVERRLLHLSLHDRLTGLPNRMALDKEILDYVSARAKGRLRPAVLLLDLDKFKHVNDTLGHDAGDELLCIFSQRIVSSLGPLARLFRLGGDEFVISIAGSPEEADVERLCRLIHTEVSAPFELKSGKAIIGVSVGISFMEDSDLAMADVMKRADLALYAAKEISGSSHIFHSAPLAEDMLERMRVEQEIAGGLVRGEFFLEYQPIVSASSRELSAFEALVRWKHPVRGVLTPEDFLSIAERSGHIMALGKFVVGRAIEDASRWPQTIGVAVNVTGDEFRDPHFTDHIRTALEIHAFEPSRLTIEITESIFTVDIAIVRKGLAELRDIGVLVAIDDFGVGFSSINHLKEFPVDRLKIDRSFTRDMMSGGRETELVDIILRLGRIFNVRTTIEGIENEDQLELVRALGAGDVQGYLISRPVPANTVIAMVARPGNDDLSGPLRISA, encoded by the coding sequence GTGACGCCCCTTTTCGCGAGCATTGCGTTTTATTGGTTCGGCTTCGTCAAGGCGGATCTCCTCGAGAAGCTCAGGGTACGTGAGAAGGTCGAGCGCCGCCTGCTGCATCTGTCGCTCCATGACAGGCTGACCGGCCTACCCAACCGGATGGCACTCGACAAAGAGATACTCGACTACGTCTCTGCCCGCGCCAAAGGCCGTTTGCGGCCGGCCGTGCTGCTGCTCGACCTCGACAAGTTCAAGCATGTCAATGATACGCTCGGGCACGACGCAGGCGACGAGCTGCTCTGCATATTCTCGCAGCGGATCGTCAGTTCGCTAGGCCCCCTGGCGCGGCTCTTCCGCCTTGGCGGCGATGAATTCGTCATCAGTATTGCCGGTTCGCCCGAAGAAGCCGATGTCGAGAGATTGTGCCGGTTGATCCACACCGAGGTCAGCGCTCCCTTCGAGCTGAAGTCAGGCAAAGCCATCATCGGCGTCTCTGTCGGCATCTCGTTCATGGAAGACAGTGATCTTGCCATGGCCGATGTGATGAAGCGTGCCGATTTGGCCCTCTACGCCGCCAAGGAAATCTCCGGTTCTTCTCATATATTCCACAGCGCACCGCTGGCCGAGGACATGCTGGAGCGCATGCGGGTGGAACAGGAGATCGCTGGCGGCCTGGTCCGTGGCGAATTCTTCCTGGAATACCAGCCGATCGTCAGCGCCTCGTCACGTGAGCTAAGCGCCTTCGAAGCACTCGTGCGCTGGAAGCATCCGGTCCGTGGCGTGCTGACGCCCGAGGATTTCCTGTCGATCGCCGAACGCTCGGGTCACATCATGGCGCTCGGCAAATTCGTCGTGGGCCGCGCCATAGAGGATGCGAGCCGTTGGCCGCAGACAATCGGCGTCGCGGTCAACGTCACCGGCGACGAATTCCGCGATCCGCATTTCACGGACCATATCCGCACGGCGCTGGAAATCCATGCCTTCGAGCCGTCCAGGCTGACGATCGAGATCACCGAGTCGATTTTCACGGTCGATATCGCCATTGTCCGCAAGGGCCTTGCCGAACTGCGCGACATCGGCGTGCTGGTGGCGATCGACGATTTCGGTGTCGGCTTTTCCTCGATCAACCACCTCAAGGAGTTTCCCGTCGATCGTCTCAAGATCGACCGGTCCTTCACCCGGGATATGATGAGCGGCGGTCGCGAGACCGAATTGGTGGATATCATCCTGAGACTTGGCCGCATCTTCAACGTCCGGACCACGATCGAGGGCATCGAAAACGAAGACCAGCTCGAACTCGTCCGGGCGCTCGGCGCGGGCGATGTCCAGGGCTATCTGATCTCCCGGCCGGTTCCGGCCAATACTGTGATTGCCATGGTCGCAAGGCCAGGTAACGACGACCTGAGCGGGCCCCTACGCATCAGTGCCTGA
- a CDS encoding DUF3419 family protein: MAGTVRRKRFGLDERLKGALLQHKPLSFDGVSERLFGLMFSGLVYPQIWEDPEVDLAAMQLEAHHRVATIASGGCNMLTYLAEGPASIDVADLNASHIALNRLKIAAFAHLPNHPDVMRFFGIANEPANSKAYFKFIAPHLDFTSRRYWEKRRLNGKKRIDVFNGNFYRTGLLGRFIGASHMAARFYGIDLTELMEARTLEEQREFFDRKIAPVFDRKIVRWITARKSSLFGLGIPPRQFDELASLTEEKTLAGVLRERVEKLACHFPLNDNYFAWQAFARRYPTSEEGKLPPYLALANYQPIKQNVDRVTMHHADFAAMLGTKADQSMDRYVLLDAQDWMTDAQLNNLWREITRTARPGARVIFRTAAEKSIIASRLAPDIEGRWTYLRDRSVELNRMDRSAIYGGFHIYELAP; this comes from the coding sequence ATGGCTGGGACGGTGCGCAGGAAGAGATTCGGTCTGGACGAGCGGCTCAAGGGCGCGCTTCTGCAGCACAAGCCACTCAGCTTCGACGGGGTTTCGGAACGGCTTTTCGGCCTTATGTTCTCCGGTCTCGTCTATCCCCAGATCTGGGAAGACCCGGAGGTCGATCTCGCCGCCATGCAGTTGGAGGCTCATCACCGGGTCGCGACCATCGCATCGGGCGGCTGCAATATGCTAACCTATCTGGCTGAAGGTCCGGCCTCGATCGACGTGGCCGATCTCAATGCCAGCCACATCGCCCTCAACAGGCTGAAGATTGCGGCCTTCGCGCATCTGCCCAACCATCCTGATGTCATGCGCTTCTTCGGCATCGCCAACGAGCCGGCCAACAGCAAGGCCTATTTCAAGTTCATCGCGCCGCACCTCGATTTCACCAGCCGCCGCTACTGGGAAAAGCGCCGCCTGAACGGCAAGAAGCGCATCGACGTGTTCAACGGCAATTTCTACCGCACGGGGCTGCTGGGCCGTTTCATCGGTGCGAGCCACATGGCCGCCCGCTTCTACGGCATCGACCTGACCGAACTCATGGAAGCCCGGACACTGGAAGAACAACGCGAATTCTTCGACCGCAAGATCGCGCCGGTCTTCGATCGCAAGATCGTCCGCTGGATCACCGCCCGCAAGAGCTCGCTCTTCGGCCTCGGGATTCCGCCGCGCCAGTTCGACGAACTCGCGAGCCTCACCGAAGAGAAGACCCTCGCCGGCGTGCTGCGCGAACGGGTGGAAAAACTCGCCTGTCATTTTCCGCTCAACGACAACTATTTCGCCTGGCAGGCTTTCGCCCGCCGCTATCCGACATCCGAGGAAGGCAAGCTTCCCCCCTATCTCGCGCTCGCCAATTACCAGCCGATCAAGCAGAATGTCGATCGCGTCACAATGCACCACGCCGACTTCGCAGCCATGCTCGGCACCAAGGCAGACCAGTCGATGGACCGTTACGTGCTGCTTGACGCGCAGGATTGGATGACCGACGCGCAGTTGAACAACCTCTGGCGCGAGATCACCCGCACGGCCCGACCCGGTGCCCGCGTGATCTTCCGCACGGCAGCCGAAAAGAGCATCATCGCGAGCCGGCTCGCACCCGACATCGAGGGGCGCTGGACCTATCTGCGCGATCGCTCGGTCGAACTCAACCGGATGGACCGCTCGGCGATCTATGGCGGCTTCCACATCTACGAGCTGGCGCCATGA